One segment of Leptodactylus fuscus isolate aLepFus1 chromosome 7, aLepFus1.hap2, whole genome shotgun sequence DNA contains the following:
- the IGF2 gene encoding insulin-like growth factor 2: MEQLRCKNRSCTAHSWRGLQVPGIPVNRHTLFILYTFLAYTAESSRTLSLAETLCGGELVDTLQFVCGDRGFYFEKNTVRTNRRPNRGIVEECCFRSCDLDLLETYCAKPVKNERDLSTAPATVMPSQNKDIYHKHSHKYSKYDIWQRKSTQRLRRGVPAIVRARQYRWRVQQVEESQQVLSHRPLTTLPVKQPHLIRQGSDSSHN, encoded by the exons ATGGAGCAACTAAGATGCAAGAACAGAAGCTGCACAGCCCATTCCTGGAGGGGTCTACAG GTACCAGGAATACCAGTCAACCGACATACCCTATTCATCCTCTACACCTTCCTAGCATACACAGCAGAATCATCCCGAACGTTGAGCCTGGCCGAGACACTCTGCGGCGGAGAGTTGGTGGATACGTTGCAGTTTGTTTGTGGTGATCGGGGATTCTACTTTG AAAAGAATACCGTACGCACCAATCGTAGGCCTAACAGAGGGATTGTTGAGGAATGCTGCTTCCGAAGTTGTGACCTAGATTTATTGGAGACATACTGTGCGAAGCCTGTGAAAAATGAGAGAGATCTATCCACTGCACCTGCCACCGTGATGCCATCCCAGAACAAG GACATTTATCACAAGCATTCTCACAAGTACTCCAAATACGATATTTGGCAAAGAAAATCCACTCAACGTCTACGAAGAGGGGTTCCTGCCATTGTTCGTGCTCGCCAGTACCGGTGGCGGGTGCAGCAAGTTGAAGAATCTCAGCAGGTTTTATCACATAGGCCACTAACTACGTTACCTGTGAAGCAGCCTCATCTCATCCGTCAAGGCTCCGATTCATCCCACAATTGA